The Lacipirellula parvula genome window below encodes:
- the groES gene encoding co-chaperone GroES, whose product MAKIKLRPLDDRVVVQPLEAEEVTAGGIVLPGAAQEKPQRGKVVAVGVGKLLDSGKRGELSVTVGDEVIFGKYGGSEVEVNGEEYKILRESDILAKVVG is encoded by the coding sequence ATGGCCAAAATCAAGCTTCGTCCGCTCGACGATCGCGTTGTCGTTCAACCCCTCGAGGCCGAGGAAGTCACCGCCGGCGGCATCGTGCTGCCAGGCGCCGCCCAAGAGAAGCCGCAACGCGGCAAGGTCGTCGCCGTCGGCGTCGGCAAGCTCCTCGATAGCGGCAAGCGCGGCGAACTGTCGGTCACCGTCGGCGACGAAGTCATCTTCGGCAAGTACGGCGGTTCGGAAGTCGAAGTTAACGGCGAGGAATACAAGATCCTCCGCGAGAGCGACATTTTGGCCAAAGTCGTCGGCTAG
- the groL gene encoding chaperonin GroEL (60 kDa chaperone family; promotes refolding of misfolded polypeptides especially under stressful conditions; forms two stacked rings of heptamers to form a barrel-shaped 14mer; ends can be capped by GroES; misfolded proteins enter the barrel where they are refolded when GroES binds) has translation MFDDAARAKLLRGVDKLADAVAVTMGPTGRNVIINKSFGGPTVTKDGVTVSKEIELEDPFENMGAKLVHEVADKTSSLAGDGTTTATVLARAILREGARNIVAGSNPMAVQRGIRKGVEAAVAKLDEMSKKVSSKEQIAQVGAISANNDRVIGDLLADAMEKVGKDGVITVEEGKSTETTLEFVEGMQFDKGYLSPYFINQTADMACVLNDAYILIHEKKISNLRELVPILEQASQKAKPILIIAEDVEGEALAALVVNKLRGILNICAVKAPGFGDRRKAMLGDIAALTGGTLISEDLGIKLESVTLEQLGRAKKITVTKDNSTIVQGGGSNADVKKRIDQLRKGIEGTTSDYDREKLQERLAKLTGGVAIVSVGANSEAEMKQKKARVEDALHATRAAVEEGILPGGGVALIRCKEAVEAARSGAKGDEKIGVNIVAGVLSAPLKQIADNCGLDGSVVADEVSRKSNSIGYDANNGEYVDMFKAGVIDPTKVVKTALSNAASIAGLILTTEALVTNLDGKDQDKRAVSGSVR, from the coding sequence ATGTTCGACGACGCAGCCCGGGCGAAGCTGCTCCGCGGCGTCGACAAGCTGGCCGACGCGGTGGCCGTCACCATGGGCCCCACCGGCCGCAACGTCATCATCAACAAGTCCTTCGGCGGTCCCACCGTCACGAAGGACGGCGTCACCGTCAGCAAGGAAATCGAGCTCGAAGACCCCTTCGAAAACATGGGCGCTAAGCTCGTGCACGAAGTGGCCGACAAGACCTCCTCGCTTGCCGGCGACGGCACCACCACCGCCACCGTGCTCGCTCGCGCCATCCTCCGCGAAGGCGCCCGCAACATTGTGGCCGGCAGCAACCCGATGGCCGTCCAACGCGGCATTCGCAAGGGCGTCGAAGCCGCCGTCGCGAAGCTCGACGAAATGAGCAAGAAGGTCTCCAGCAAGGAGCAAATCGCTCAAGTCGGCGCCATCAGCGCGAACAACGATCGCGTCATCGGCGACCTGCTCGCCGACGCGATGGAGAAGGTCGGCAAGGACGGCGTCATCACCGTCGAAGAAGGCAAGTCGACTGAAACGACCCTCGAGTTCGTCGAAGGCATGCAGTTCGATAAGGGCTACCTGTCGCCCTACTTCATCAACCAAACCGCCGACATGGCGTGCGTCCTCAACGACGCCTACATCCTGATCCACGAAAAGAAGATCAGCAACCTCCGCGAGTTGGTGCCGATCCTCGAGCAGGCCAGCCAAAAGGCGAAGCCGATTCTGATCATCGCCGAAGACGTCGAAGGTGAAGCCCTCGCCGCTTTGGTGGTGAACAAGCTCCGCGGCATCCTCAACATCTGCGCCGTGAAGGCCCCTGGCTTCGGCGATCGTCGCAAGGCGATGCTCGGCGACATTGCAGCCCTCACTGGCGGCACGCTGATTAGCGAAGACCTCGGCATCAAGCTCGAGAGCGTCACGCTCGAACAGCTCGGCCGTGCGAAGAAGATCACCGTCACCAAGGACAACAGCACGATTGTCCAAGGCGGCGGCTCGAACGCCGACGTCAAGAAGCGGATCGATCAACTGCGTAAGGGCATCGAAGGGACCACCAGCGATTACGATCGCGAAAAGCTCCAAGAGCGGCTCGCGAAGCTCACTGGCGGCGTGGCCATCGTTTCGGTCGGCGCCAACAGCGAAGCCGAAATGAAGCAAAAGAAGGCCCGCGTCGAAGACGCCCTCCACGCCACCCGTGCGGCGGTCGAGGAAGGCATTCTTCCCGGCGGCGGCGTCGCCCTCATCCGCTGCAAGGAAGCGGTCGAGGCGGCTCGCAGCGGCGCCAAGGGTGACGAGAAGATCGGCGTCAATATCGTCGCCGGCGTCCTCAGCGCCCCGCTGAAGCAAATCGCCGACAACTGCGGTCTCGACGGCAGCGTCGTCGCCGACGAAGTCAGCCGCAAGTCGAACAGCATCGGCTACGACGCCAACAACGGCGAATACGTCGACATGTTCAAGGCGGGCGTCATCGACCCGACCAAGGTGGTGAAGACCGCCCTTTCGAACGCCGCGAGCATTGCCGGCCTGATCCTCACGACCGAAGCCCTGGTGACGAACCTTGACGGGAAGGACCAGGACAAGCGTGCGGTATCGGGCAGCGTCCGGTAA
- the dnaJ gene encoding molecular chaperone DnaJ: MATKRCYYETLEVTRTASGSEISASYRKLAVKYHPDKNPGDEEAIARFKECSEAFEVLNDSDKRARYDRHGHAGVNGGGAGQFNDVEDIFSAFGDIFGDIFGGRQRGGGRRARRGRDVRCEVTLTLKEAAEGAHKKVTFHRHESCTTCEGSGAAAGSKREVCSYCGGRGQVIQQMGIVRMQTTCPQCHGEGSAVSNPCKSCRGSGQTAKKVEAEVDVPAGVDNGMQIRMTGQGEPSLEGGPAGDCYCVVTVLPHPLFEREGQHLICRIPIAYSQAVLGATLEVPTLSGPMELKVPAGTQSGEVFRLRGKGLPDPRVHGLGDLHVQVTIEVPKKITAEENELLRKLAELEHKNVAPARKGFFDKVKEFFAPEEEHTEVEAS, translated from the coding sequence ATGGCAACCAAACGCTGTTATTACGAAACGCTCGAAGTCACCCGCACCGCGTCGGGCAGCGAAATCTCTGCGTCCTACCGGAAGTTGGCGGTAAAGTATCACCCCGACAAAAACCCCGGCGACGAAGAAGCGATCGCACGCTTCAAAGAATGCAGCGAAGCCTTCGAAGTTCTCAACGATAGCGACAAGCGGGCTCGTTACGATCGCCACGGCCACGCCGGCGTCAACGGAGGCGGGGCGGGGCAGTTCAACGACGTCGAAGACATCTTCTCGGCGTTCGGCGATATCTTTGGCGACATCTTCGGCGGGCGTCAGCGCGGCGGCGGTCGTCGCGCGCGTCGCGGCCGCGACGTGCGCTGCGAGGTGACGCTCACGCTCAAAGAGGCCGCCGAAGGCGCTCACAAGAAGGTGACGTTCCACCGTCACGAAAGCTGCACAACCTGCGAAGGCTCGGGCGCCGCGGCCGGCAGCAAACGCGAAGTTTGCTCCTACTGCGGCGGTCGCGGCCAGGTGATCCAGCAGATGGGCATCGTCCGCATGCAGACGACTTGCCCGCAGTGCCACGGCGAAGGTTCGGCTGTGTCGAACCCCTGCAAGTCATGCCGCGGCTCCGGTCAAACGGCGAAGAAAGTTGAAGCGGAAGTCGACGTCCCCGCCGGCGTCGACAACGGCATGCAGATTCGCATGACAGGGCAGGGCGAGCCGAGCCTCGAAGGGGGGCCCGCCGGCGATTGCTACTGCGTCGTCACCGTGCTGCCGCATCCGCTGTTCGAACGCGAAGGCCAGCATCTCATTTGCCGCATCCCCATCGCCTACTCGCAGGCGGTGCTGGGCGCGACGCTCGAAGTGCCGACGCTCAGCGGCCCGATGGAACTCAAGGTCCCCGCCGGCACCCAGTCAGGCGAGGTCTTCCGCCTCCGCGGCAAAGGCCTCCCCGATCCCCGCGTTCACGGCCTCGGCGATCTGCACGTGCAGGTGACGATCGAAGTCCCCAAGAAGATCACCGCCGAAGAAAACGAACTCCTCCGCAAGCTCGCGGAGCTGGAACACAAAAACGTCGCCCCCGCGCGCAAAGGCTTCTTCGACAAAGTGAAGGAGTTCTTCGCCCCGGAGGAAGAACATACGGAAGTCGAAGCGTCCTAA
- the grpE gene encoding nucleotide exchange factor GrpE: MPSHPFRQDQPSRDGGEDNPSDAQLEGATADGAPGDNAGIADGMNGGDLLEAELATERDRNLRLRAEIENLRTRSSRELSDQIRYAALPMARDLLPVLDNVDRAIAAGEKAGEKGPLVDGIKMVRQQLISALQQQQCQEIKALGEPFNPQFHAAILQQPSADVPANHVMMVTQAGYQLHDRVVRPAQVIVSSGPAA, translated from the coding sequence ATGCCAAGCCATCCTTTTCGACAAGATCAGCCGTCGCGCGACGGCGGCGAAGACAACCCGTCCGACGCCCAGCTCGAAGGCGCCACGGCCGACGGTGCGCCGGGCGACAACGCCGGCATCGCCGACGGCATGAACGGCGGCGACCTGCTGGAAGCCGAACTTGCCACCGAACGCGATCGCAACTTGCGGCTCCGCGCGGAGATTGAAAACCTCCGCACCCGCAGCTCGCGCGAACTCTCCGACCAAATCCGCTACGCCGCGCTGCCGATGGCTCGCGACCTGCTGCCGGTGCTCGACAACGTCGACCGCGCCATCGCCGCGGGCGAAAAGGCTGGCGAGAAGGGTCCGCTCGTCGACGGCATCAAAATGGTCCGCCAACAGCTGATCAGCGCTCTGCAGCAGCAGCAGTGCCAAGAGATCAAAGCCCTCGGCGAACCGTTTAACCCGCAGTTCCATGCCGCGATCCTGCAGCAACCCTCAGCCGACGTCCCCGCGAACCACGTGATGATGGTCACCCAAGCCGGCTACCAACTCCACGACCGCGTCGTCCGCCCCGCGCAAGTGATCGTCTCCAGCGGACCAGCCGCCTAG
- a CDS encoding FmdB family zinc ribbon protein has protein sequence MPTYDYECDACGHEFELFQGINDAVQRKCPKCGKLKLRRLFGTGAAVVFKGSGFYETDYRSDSYKKAAEKDKKSSSESSSSSSEKSSEKSSEKSSSSEKSSSSSSETKSKSKKPKKD, from the coding sequence ATGCCCACCTACGACTACGAATGCGACGCCTGCGGACATGAGTTCGAGTTGTTCCAGGGAATTAACGACGCCGTCCAGCGCAAGTGCCCCAAGTGCGGCAAGCTGAAGCTGCGGCGCCTCTTCGGCACCGGCGCCGCCGTCGTGTTCAAGGGCTCGGGCTTCTACGAGACCGACTACCGCAGCGACTCGTACAAGAAGGCCGCCGAGAAGGACAAGAAGTCGTCGTCTGAGTCTTCAAGCAGTTCCAGCGAGAAGTCGTCAGAGAAGAGTTCGGAGAAATCGTCGTCCTCCGAGAAGTCGTCTTCGAGCAGCAGCGAGACTAAGTCGAAATCGAAGAAGCCGAAGAAGGATTAG
- a CDS encoding DNA gyrase inhibitor YacG: MRCPTCEREFQPAESTMLPFCSERCRTIDLGRWLEEGYALPELTEVDDEAFGDGE, translated from the coding sequence ATGCGTTGTCCCACCTGCGAACGCGAATTTCAGCCTGCTGAATCGACGATGCTCCCGTTCTGCAGCGAGCGGTGCCGCACGATCGATCTCGGCCGCTGGTTGGAGGAAGGGTACGCCCTTCCCGAACTGACCGAAGTCGACGACGAAGCTTTCGGCGACGGCGAATAA
- a CDS encoding DNA-binding response regulator, which yields MSAAQGAADRHGATVGVAGSAADAVARCAADGVALVAIDLRLPALDVAEAVAQLRAAAPAAKILAGGPHVQRDSLAAAVAAGCDEVVTRGQFEGRLDALVAALAR from the coding sequence ATGTCTGCGGCCCAGGGGGCGGCGGATCGGCATGGGGCGACCGTGGGCGTGGCGGGGAGCGCGGCGGACGCCGTGGCGCGCTGTGCTGCGGACGGCGTGGCGCTCGTTGCGATCGACTTGCGGTTGCCCGCGCTCGATGTGGCGGAGGCGGTTGCTCAACTCCGCGCCGCGGCGCCGGCAGCGAAGATTCTGGCCGGCGGGCCGCATGTGCAGCGCGATTCGCTCGCGGCGGCCGTGGCGGCGGGGTGCGACGAGGTCGTTACCCGCGGGCAGTTTGAGGGGCGGCTTGATGCGCTCGTCGCGGCGCTGGCGCGGTAA
- a CDS encoding P-II family nitrogen regulator, translating into MKLIIAIIQPPKLKAVQEALRRIGVSRLTVGDAMGFARQRGQDETYRGAEYKTNLLRKVALEIAVNDDFVEKTIEVLEQVARTGGEGTIGDGKVFVLPMDEAIQVSDGARGPGAI; encoded by the coding sequence ATGAAGCTCATCATCGCAATCATCCAACCTCCGAAGCTGAAAGCGGTGCAAGAAGCGCTGCGGCGGATCGGCGTGTCGCGGCTCACCGTCGGCGACGCCATGGGGTTTGCCCGACAACGCGGCCAGGACGAAACTTATCGCGGCGCCGAGTACAAGACGAACTTGCTGCGGAAGGTGGCGCTTGAGATCGCCGTGAACGACGATTTTGTTGAGAAGACGATCGAGGTCCTAGAACAAGTTGCCCGCACCGGCGGCGAAGGGACGATCGGCGACGGCAAGGTGTTTGTGTTGCCGATGGACGAGGCGATTCAGGTGAGCGACGGAGCGCGCGGGCCGGGAGCGATTTAA
- a CDS encoding phosphotransferase has protein sequence MEQLVKELVATLGAWLPAPHAALFAGLGEGSSFSGAGLWRVEHRDAIYVLRRWPAAATSQRLDEIIRLQRHLAAANLAVAAPLALADSPEKFVHTHFGANAEFWTLSPWLAGVADYWTYPRAARLKSALRTLADVHLAASSHAPPDANGGPRTARSPALQKRADRLAALQAGDLAELKSYVTRGPASLTRELAFHALAHSERALPRLSHESHRWREESLPLQWVLRDVWHDHLLFTEDRVTGVLDFGAVAVDSPAGDVARLLGSLVGDDEAAWQLGLDAYASRRQLAPDELAAARFFDASGTLLSAMNWVHWLYRDSSSLGPNVDLPAAHRRLERLVSRLRSLASV, from the coding sequence ATGGAACAACTCGTCAAAGAGCTCGTTGCGACCCTCGGGGCGTGGCTTCCAGCCCCGCACGCGGCGTTGTTTGCTGGGCTCGGCGAGGGAAGCAGTTTTAGCGGCGCCGGGCTCTGGCGGGTCGAGCATCGCGATGCCATCTACGTGCTACGCCGCTGGCCTGCCGCGGCGACGTCGCAGCGCCTCGACGAAATCATTCGCCTGCAGCGTCACCTCGCTGCGGCGAATCTCGCCGTCGCCGCTCCGCTCGCGCTGGCGGACTCGCCTGAGAAATTCGTTCACACGCATTTCGGCGCCAACGCCGAGTTCTGGACGCTCTCGCCGTGGCTTGCGGGCGTCGCCGATTACTGGACCTACCCGCGTGCCGCGAGACTCAAATCGGCGCTCCGCACCCTCGCCGACGTCCACCTCGCGGCATCCAGCCACGCTCCCCCCGACGCGAATGGCGGGCCGCGTACCGCTCGTTCGCCCGCGCTGCAGAAACGAGCGGACCGCCTCGCCGCGCTGCAAGCCGGCGATCTCGCCGAACTAAAATCATACGTCACCCGCGGCCCTGCCAGTCTTACCCGCGAGTTGGCATTCCACGCCCTCGCGCACAGCGAACGCGCCCTCCCGCGACTTAGTCACGAATCGCACCGCTGGCGCGAAGAGTCGCTCCCGCTGCAGTGGGTGCTCCGCGACGTCTGGCACGACCACCTCCTCTTCACTGAGGACCGCGTCACCGGCGTCCTCGACTTCGGCGCCGTTGCCGTCGATTCCCCTGCCGGCGACGTGGCACGCTTGCTCGGCAGTCTCGTTGGCGACGACGAAGCGGCATGGCAGCTCGGTCTCGACGCCTACGCCAGTCGCCGCCAGTTAGCGCCCGACGAACTCGCCGCCGCACGGTTCTTCGACGCCAGCGGCACGCTCCTCTCGGCGATGAATTGGGTCCACTGGCTCTACCGCGATAGCAGCTCGCTGGGCCCGAATGTCGACCTCCCCGCGGCACACCGCCGCTTGGAACGGCTCGTCTCGCGGCTCCGTTCGCTCGCCTCCGTCTAA
- a CDS encoding protein-disulfide reductase DsbD family protein, with translation MTLSRYRGASARLAAFLCLLVAVQTAAAQEFNFGKFDNKLGGGLGGFGQNDQKVTVSAEFTEPTETAPAMLFVTAKIVPGLHLYAADQGALADGDGPSPTRIKLQDGEPVKLLGKFQHIEQPKTHVDGIIWKGLEIREHYDQVTWYAPVELPAGFNAATAAISGALDGQACDEKSCTPIDVAFTAKLGKGFDIPTTQAATPPSPASTLSLWTVAGYGIIGGLILNLMPCVLPVIGLKVLSFAEQGGRSRARVLGLNLAYSAGLLSVFMILATLAVGVQLGVSRENFGWGELYTLTWFKVGMTALVFSMALSFMGIWEIPIPGFAASSTASKLSAEEGPLGAFCMGIFTTLLATPCSGPFLGPVFGYTISQPAAVTFLVFGSVGVGMSLPYLLIGMFPSLVSWLPKPGPWMETLKHLLGFVLLGTVVYLFSTINEDYFLATLAMLFGIWFACWLIGRVPIYAESGEKIRGWVTGAAIAALIGYGSFQLLTPSESMLPWQPYSPEALAMARAQGKTVMVDFTADWCPTCKTNLKFSINRQEVKDVVEENDVVTLLADWSDKNDTIKQAVMELNSRSIPLLAIYPSDSSREVMVLRDVITQSQVLEALAEAGPSLDPKTAAVTSEKK, from the coding sequence ATGACTCTTTCACGATATCGCGGGGCCTCCGCCCGGTTGGCGGCGTTCCTCTGTCTTCTCGTCGCCGTGCAGACGGCGGCCGCGCAAGAGTTCAATTTCGGCAAGTTCGACAACAAGCTCGGCGGCGGCCTGGGCGGCTTCGGGCAGAACGACCAGAAGGTCACCGTCTCGGCCGAGTTCACCGAGCCGACCGAAACGGCCCCGGCGATGCTGTTCGTCACGGCGAAGATCGTCCCCGGCCTCCACCTCTACGCCGCCGACCAAGGCGCCCTCGCCGACGGCGACGGCCCGAGCCCGACGCGCATCAAGCTGCAAGACGGCGAGCCGGTGAAGCTGCTCGGCAAGTTCCAACACATCGAGCAACCGAAGACGCACGTCGACGGCATCATCTGGAAGGGCCTCGAAATCCGTGAGCACTACGACCAAGTGACGTGGTACGCACCGGTCGAGCTCCCCGCCGGCTTCAACGCCGCAACCGCGGCGATCAGCGGCGCCCTCGACGGCCAGGCGTGCGACGAAAAATCATGCACGCCGATCGACGTCGCCTTCACGGCCAAGCTCGGCAAAGGTTTCGACATCCCCACGACGCAAGCCGCCACGCCGCCAAGCCCCGCGTCAACCCTCTCGCTCTGGACCGTCGCCGGCTACGGCATCATCGGCGGGTTGATTCTCAACCTGATGCCGTGCGTGCTGCCGGTCATCGGCCTGAAGGTACTGTCGTTCGCAGAGCAGGGGGGCCGCAGCCGCGCTCGCGTCCTCGGCTTGAATCTTGCTTACTCAGCCGGCCTGCTCTCGGTCTTCATGATTCTGGCGACGCTCGCCGTCGGCGTGCAGCTTGGCGTGAGCCGCGAGAATTTTGGCTGGGGCGAACTCTACACGCTCACTTGGTTCAAAGTCGGCATGACGGCCCTCGTCTTCTCGATGGCTCTCAGCTTCATGGGCATCTGGGAAATCCCGATTCCCGGCTTCGCCGCCTCGAGCACCGCGTCGAAGTTGTCGGCAGAGGAAGGTCCGCTTGGCGCTTTCTGCATGGGCATCTTCACGACGCTACTGGCGACGCCCTGCAGCGGGCCGTTCCTCGGCCCGGTCTTCGGCTACACGATCAGCCAGCCCGCCGCCGTCACGTTCCTGGTCTTCGGCTCGGTGGGCGTCGGCATGTCGTTGCCCTACCTGCTGATCGGCATGTTCCCGTCGCTGGTCAGCTGGCTGCCCAAGCCCGGCCCATGGATGGAAACGCTTAAGCACCTGCTCGGCTTCGTGCTGCTCGGCACGGTCGTCTACCTCTTCTCGACGATCAACGAAGACTACTTCCTGGCGACGCTGGCGATGCTGTTCGGCATTTGGTTCGCCTGCTGGTTGATTGGCCGCGTGCCGATCTACGCCGAGTCCGGCGAAAAAATCCGCGGCTGGGTAACCGGCGCCGCGATCGCCGCGCTCATCGGCTACGGCTCGTTCCAATTACTGACGCCGAGCGAGTCGATGCTCCCCTGGCAGCCTTATTCCCCGGAAGCGCTCGCGATGGCCCGCGCCCAGGGCAAGACGGTGATGGTCGACTTCACCGCCGACTGGTGCCCCACCTGCAAGACGAACCTCAAGTTCTCCATCAATCGCCAAGAGGTGAAGGACGTCGTCGAAGAGAACGACGTCGTGACTTTGCTGGCCGACTGGAGCGACAAGAACGACACGATCAAGCAAGCGGTGATGGAACTCAACAGCCGCAGCATTCCGCTGCTGGCGATCTACCCATCCGATTCGAGCCGCGAAGTGATGGTGCTGCGAGACGTGATCACGCAGTCGCAAGTCCTCGAAGCCCTCGCCGAAGCGGGCCCGTCGCTCGACCCCAAAACCGCCGCCGTGACGAGCGAAAAGAAGTAA
- the purM gene encoding phosphoribosylformylglycinamidine cyclo-ligase, which translates to MAKLTYKDSGVDLATYEESMSRLPRLMRRTHCPRVLPWANGFAGLFKLDFAGGLFARNYNEPVLVSCTDGVGTKLKVAQLLGRHDTVGIDLVAMCVNDAICCGAEPLFFLDYVAMAADDPGLLEQIVSGISQGCLDCDAALVGGETAIMPDLYQPGDYDLAGFCVGIVEQSRMLTGQNVTPGDAVIGIASSGIHSNGYSLVRKIVLDHAGLKVNDKVDFSDKTVGDVLLTPTRLYTRPVRDVLNHYKVKSVVHAVAHITGGGLHENLSRVLPNHVDAEIFRDSWPIAPVFPWLQKLGDVEEAEMFHVFNMGVGLTLVVSDYYAESIQQQLNGLGFESWRIGRIVEGKGEARWA; encoded by the coding sequence ATGGCAAAACTGACTTACAAAGATTCGGGCGTCGATCTGGCCACCTACGAGGAGTCGATGTCGCGGCTCCCGCGGTTGATGCGGCGGACGCACTGCCCGCGGGTGTTGCCGTGGGCCAATGGGTTCGCGGGGCTGTTCAAGCTCGATTTTGCCGGCGGCCTGTTCGCGCGGAACTATAATGAGCCAGTGCTGGTCTCCTGCACCGATGGCGTCGGCACGAAGCTGAAGGTCGCCCAATTGCTCGGCCGGCACGACACGGTCGGCATCGACCTCGTGGCGATGTGCGTCAACGACGCGATCTGCTGCGGAGCGGAACCGCTCTTCTTCCTCGACTATGTGGCGATGGCGGCGGACGATCCAGGGCTGCTCGAGCAGATCGTCAGCGGCATCAGCCAAGGGTGCCTCGACTGCGACGCGGCCCTCGTCGGCGGCGAGACGGCGATCATGCCTGATCTCTACCAGCCGGGCGACTACGACCTCGCCGGATTCTGCGTCGGTATCGTCGAGCAGTCGCGGATGCTCACCGGGCAGAACGTGACGCCGGGCGACGCGGTGATCGGCATCGCGTCGAGCGGCATCCACTCGAACGGCTACAGCCTCGTACGCAAGATCGTGCTTGATCACGCCGGACTGAAAGTGAACGACAAGGTCGACTTCAGCGACAAAACGGTCGGTGACGTGTTGCTGACACCGACGCGGCTCTACACGCGCCCGGTCCGCGACGTGCTCAATCACTACAAGGTAAAAAGCGTCGTCCACGCGGTGGCCCACATCACGGGCGGCGGGCTACACGAGAATCTGTCGCGGGTGCTGCCCAATCACGTCGATGCGGAGATCTTCCGCGACAGCTGGCCGATCGCGCCGGTGTTCCCGTGGCTGCAGAAGCTGGGCGACGTCGAAGAGGCCGAGATGTTCCACGTCTTCAACATGGGCGTCGGGCTGACGCTGGTGGTGAGCGACTACTACGCCGAGAGCATTCAGCAACAGCTCAACGGGCTGGGGTTTGAGAGCTGGCGGATTGGGCGGATTGTTGAGGGCAAGGGCGAGGCGCGTTGGGCGTAG